From a single Nicotiana tabacum cultivar K326 chromosome 8, ASM71507v2, whole genome shotgun sequence genomic region:
- the LOC107770874 gene encoding uncharacterized protein LOC107770874 isoform X1: MKNRPVDVPESHFKDLLNYWNSDPHKKMSETNTENRNKLKCPHTDGKTPFALIHEEKRRKSLILQILYQVEMERIQSTQESEYVNHSTDDFTSVMGPEHPGRVRLYGRGVTKTVLKGQKGNLGSSDERMQQKIEEMEERIQQRMYEKLNGQKDAMEQNITMNVIARLQHLNLDLRLDPDMLRFSARSHVDTSSAQQAIVQLNS; this comes from the exons ATGAAGAATAGGCCAGTAGATGTTCCAGAATCTCACTTTAAGGATCTTCTTAACTATTGGAACTCTGATCCTCACAAG AAAATGTCCGAAACCAATACAGAGAATCGAAATAAATTGAAGTGTCCACACACAGATGGCAAAACACCTTTTGCTCTAATTCACGAG gaaaaaagaagaaaatctctgaTACTTCAGATACTGTATCAA GTTGAAATGGAAAGAATACAATCTACTCAGGAAAGTGAATATGTCAATCATTCAACTGACGATTTTACATCAGTCATGGGACCTGAACATCCAGGTCGTGTGAGATTGTATGGACGAGGGGTTACCAAGACTGTGTTAAAAGGGCAAAAAGGGAATCTTGGATCTTCTGATGAGAGGATGCAGCAAAAAATAGAGGAAATGGAAGAGAGGATACAACAAAGAATGTATGAAAAGTTGAACGGACAAAAGGATGCTATGGAACAAAATATTACAATGAACGTCATCGCACGACTTCAGCATCTGAACCTAGATTTGCGACTTGATCCTGACATGTTAAGGTTTAGTGCACGTTCACATGTAGATACTTCCTCTGCACAACAAGCTATTGTTCAACTAAACAGTTGA
- the LOC142163503 gene encoding uncharacterized protein LOC142163503, giving the protein MAFLYKTVRSVGSLSRTFPARETRVIGPLVEQLSNRNLDVAAEAAASLGKFTCPQNFLGMKHSKTIIEFRGVPPVMRLLRGNEQSKLNGLVLLCYLVSHAGNSEALEQARVFTALEGVDRPSIAAHPELKELMPEAMYHLNVYHSGVLTERQYNGH; this is encoded by the exons ATGGCT TTTCTCTACAAAACTGTTAGATCAGTTGGTTCACTTTCTAGGACATTTCCAGCGAGAGAAACACGTGTAATTGGTCCTTTAGTTGAGCAACTAAGTAATAGGAACCTAGACGTAGCAGCAGAAGCTGCTGCCTCACTTGGGAAGTTTACTTGTCCTCAGAATTTCTTGGGTATGAAGCACTCAAAAACAATTATCGAATTCAGAGGTGTTCCTCCCGTGATGAGACTGTTGAGAGGAAATGAACAATCAAAATTGAATGGATTGGTTCTCCTCTGCTACCTAGTATCACATGCTGGTAACAGTGAGGCTCTGGAACAAGCACGAGTATTCACTGCTCTCGAGGGAGTAGATCGCCCATCAATTGCTGCACATcctgagttaaaggaattgatGCCAGAGGCAATGTATCACCTAAATGTTTATCACTCTGGTGTACTTACTGAGAGGCAATATAATGGTCATTGA
- the LOC107770874 gene encoding uncharacterized protein LOC107770874 isoform X2 → MKNRPVDVPESHFKDLLNYWNSDPHKKMSETNTENRNKLKCPHTDGKTPFALIHEVEMERIQSTQESEYVNHSTDDFTSVMGPEHPGRVRLYGRGVTKTVLKGQKGNLGSSDERMQQKIEEMEERIQQRMYEKLNGQKDAMEQNITMNVIARLQHLNLDLRLDPDMLRFSARSHVDTSSAQQAIVQLNS, encoded by the exons ATGAAGAATAGGCCAGTAGATGTTCCAGAATCTCACTTTAAGGATCTTCTTAACTATTGGAACTCTGATCCTCACAAG AAAATGTCCGAAACCAATACAGAGAATCGAAATAAATTGAAGTGTCCACACACAGATGGCAAAACACCTTTTGCTCTAATTCACGAG GTTGAAATGGAAAGAATACAATCTACTCAGGAAAGTGAATATGTCAATCATTCAACTGACGATTTTACATCAGTCATGGGACCTGAACATCCAGGTCGTGTGAGATTGTATGGACGAGGGGTTACCAAGACTGTGTTAAAAGGGCAAAAAGGGAATCTTGGATCTTCTGATGAGAGGATGCAGCAAAAAATAGAGGAAATGGAAGAGAGGATACAACAAAGAATGTATGAAAAGTTGAACGGACAAAAGGATGCTATGGAACAAAATATTACAATGAACGTCATCGCACGACTTCAGCATCTGAACCTAGATTTGCGACTTGATCCTGACATGTTAAGGTTTAGTGCACGTTCACATGTAGATACTTCCTCTGCACAACAAGCTATTGTTCAACTAAACAGTTGA